One region of Parambassis ranga chromosome 12, fParRan2.1, whole genome shotgun sequence genomic DNA includes:
- the spra gene encoding sepiapterin reductase a — MATSGFKKIPEEEEEAAAAASSSTVTSALLYNTTFSSQTHTHTLCATMSSAEGTDLGRVLCIITGASRGFGRTIAREMSRLVKPDSALLLVARSADDLRALQAELAESEAGRAGLKAQSVVADVGQMEGLENIVRASEENFSEEIDHMILINNAASLGDVSRYAKSFTDMGEVDSYLSLNVSSSLCLSARVLQAFPQRPCLRRTVVNVTSLCALQPFPSWVLYCTGKAAREMAFRVLAEEEPDVRVLNYSPGPLDTSMQVEARSRTADPTIRKSFSDMCAQGKLLTCEASCAKLMKLLLEDSYTSGAHIDVYDV, encoded by the exons ATGGCAACAAGTGGGTTTAAAAAAatcccagaagaagaagaagaagcagcagcagcagcaagcagcagcacagtgaccaGCGCTTTGCTCTATAACACCACTTtctcctcacaaacacacacacacacgctctgtgCCACCATGTCGTCCGCTGAGGGCACAGACCTGGGTCGGGTCTTGTGCATCATTACGGGGGCCTCCAGAGGTTTTGGCCGGACCATAGCGAGGGAGATGTCTCGGTTGGTGAAGCCGGACTCGGCGCTCCTGCTGGTGGCCCGCTCAGCCGACGACCTGCGCGCTCTGCAGGCAGAGCTGGCCGAGTCGGAGGCTGGTAGAGCGGGTCTGAAGGCGCAGAGTGTGGTGGCAGATGTGGGTCAGATGGAGGGACTGGAAAACATCGTCAGAGCGTCTGAAGAGAATTTTTCTGAAGAAATAGATCACATGATACTGATCAACAACGCAG CCTCTCTGGGTGATGTGTCCCGCTATGCTAAAAGCTTTACTGACATGGGTGAGGTAGACTCTTACCTATCCTTAAACGTCAGCTCCTCCCTGTGCCTCAGTGCCAGAGTGCTGCAGGCTTTCCCACAGCGTCCGTGTCTGCGGCGCACTGTGGTCAACGTCACCTCGCTATGCGCCCTGCAGCCTTTCCCCTCCTGGGTGCTGTACTGTACTGGCAAAGCCGCCCGTGAGATGGCGTTCAGGGTGTTGGCGGAAGAGGAGCCAGACGTCCGGGTGCTCAACTATTCTCCAG GGCCTCTGGACACATCTATGCAGGTAGAGGCCAGATCCAGAACAGCTGATCCCACCATCAGGAAGTCTTTCTCAGACATGTGTGCTCAGGGGAAGCTACTGACCTGTGAGGCGTCGTGTGCcaagctgatgaagctgctgctggaagACAGCTACACATCAGGAGCTCACATCGATGTCTACGATGTGTAG
- the smyd1a gene encoding histone-lysine N-methyltransferase SMYD1a — MTVGSMETAALFDAGKKGRGLRATRELKTGEVVFAEPTFSAVVFDSFFTQVCHSCFRRQANLHRCGQCKFAHYCDRTCQTACWDEHKQECGAIRKLGKAPSENIRLAARVLWRMHKITGVATDSQLISVEQLEDHVADMPQEDLKQLETDVQTFMKYWSYGRKQHSVEFISHIFGIIKCNGFTMSDQRGLQAVGVGLFPNLCLVNHDCWPNCTVILNHGSQTALSSALHSQRRIELRALRKIDENEELTVSYVDFLNLATDRQSKLKKHFYFDCTCEHCTQHISDDLMSAAADSKPSADKVKEVTAFSKECLEKIESARIDGNYEEVLKLCRECLKMQDNVLADTHLYKLRVLSVISEVLSYLHSFSEAAAYARRMVEGYKKLYHPNNAQLGTAIMRAGVTLWHAGQIEEGHGMICKAYGILMITHGPNHAITKDLEAMRTQTEIELKLFKQNQLMYHDMRDAALKKEPKAEESK; from the exons ATGACTGTGGGGAGCATGGAGACCGCTGCACTGTTTGATGCAGGGAAGAAAGGCCGAGGCCTGAGAGCCACCAGAGAGCTCAAGACTGGAGAGGTGGTCTTTGCTGAGCCCACTTTCTCTGCTGTGGTCTTCGACAG TTTTTTCACTCAggtgtgtcacagctgtttcCGGCGTCAGGCCAACCTGCACCGCTGTGGTCAgtgtaagtttgcccactacTGTGACCGCACCTGCCAGACCGCATGCTGGGATGAACACAAGCAAGAGTGTGGAGCCATCAGGAAGCTCGGCAAGGCACCCAGTGAGAACATTCG CCTGGCCGCTCGTGTGCTGTGGCGTATGCACAAGATCACAGGCGTTGCAACAGACAGCCAGCTGATCTCggtggagcagctggaggaccaTGTGGCCGACATGCCCCAAGAAGACCTGAAACAGCTCGAAACTGATGTACAAACGTTTATGAAATATTGGTCTTATGGAAGGAAACAGCACTCAGTCGAGTTCATCTCACACATCTTCGGCATT ATCAAGTGTAATGGATTTACAATGAGTGACCAGAGAGGGCTGCAGGCTGTTGGTGTGGGTCTTTTCCCCAACCTGTGTCTGGTTAACCATGACTGTTGGCCCAACTGTACTGTCATCCTCAACCATGGAAG CCAGACAGCCCTGAGCTCTGCTCTCCACTCTCAGAGGAG GATTGAGCTCCGGGCTCTGAGGAAAATCGATGAGAATGAGGAACTGACGGTCAGCTATGTAGACTTCCTCAATCTGGCTACTGACCGTCAGAGCAAGCTGAAGAAACATTTCTACTTTGACTGCACTTGCGAGCACTGCACCCAGCACATCAGTGATGACCTGatgtcagctgctgcagacagcaaA cCCAGTGCTGATAAAGTCAAGGAGGTGACTGCCTTCAGTAAGGAGTGTCTGGAGAAGATTGAGAGTGCTCGCATTGATGGGAATTATGAGGAG GTGCTGAAGTTGTGCCGTGAGTGTTTGAAGATGCAGGACAATGTCCTGGCTGACACTCACCTGTACAAGCTGCGTGTGCTCAGTGTTATCAGTGAGGTGCTCTCATATCTGCACTCCTTCTCTGAGGCTGCAGCCTACGCTCGCAGGATGGTGGAGGGATACAA GAAGTTGTACCACCCCAATAATGCCCAACTGGGGACAGCCATCATGAGGGCTGGTGTCACCCTCTGGCATGCGGGGCAGATAGAGGAGGGCCATGGCATGATCTGCAAGGCTTACGGCATCCTCATGATTACACATGGACCCAACCATGCTATCACCAAAGACCTGGAG GCCATGCGCACACAGACTGAGATAGAGCTGAAGCTATTCAAACAGAATCAGCTTATGTACCACGACATGAGGGATGCTGCTCTGAAGAAAGAGCCCAAGGCTGAGGAAAGCAAGTAA